GAATAATCGCCCCTCGGCAGTCGCACTCCCACAAACCCCGGACTTGTCCGGGGTTTGTTGTTTCTGGGGGTTGGCCGCTATCATTCGCCGCATCTTCCAGGAGTTCTCTCGATGCTCAACGGCCTATGGCTCAGCTTTTTCGTCGTCGCTATGGTGTCGGCGCTCGTCCAGTGGCTGGTGGGCGGCAATGCGGGGATCTTCTCGGCGATCGTGGAAAGCATCTTCGCCATGGCCAAGTTGTCGGTCGAAGTGATGATTCTGATGTTCGGCACCCTGACCCTGTGGCTGGGGTTTTTGCGCATTGCCGAAAAAGCCGGGATCGTCGACTGGCTGGGCAGGGCGCTGGGGCCGCTGTTCAAGCGCTTGATGCCGGAGGTGCCCGAAGGCCACCCGGCGCTGGGCTTTATCACCCTGAACTTCGCCGCCAATGGTCTGGGACTGGACAACGCGGCCACGCCCATTGGCCTGAAGGCCATGCGGGCGCTGCAAGAGCTCAACCCCAGCGCCACCAGCGCCAGCAATGCGCAGATCCTGTTTCTGGTGCTCAATGCCTCGTCCCTGACCCTGTTGCCGGTCACGATCTTTATGTATCGCGCCCAGCAAGGTGCCCCTGACCCGACGCTGGTGTTCCTGCCGATCCTGTTGGCCACCAGCGCCTCGACCCTGGTCGGCCTGCTCTCGGTGGCCGTTGTGCAGCGCTTGCGCCTGTGGGACCCGGTGGTGCTGGCGTATCTGGTGCCGGGGGCGTTGATCCTCGGCGGTTTCATGGCGCTGCTGGCGACCCTGTCGGCCACGGCACTGGCCAGCTTGTCCTCTATTCTGGGCAACTTGACGCTGTTCGGGCTGATCATGCTGTTTTTGGTGATTGGCGCCCTGCGCAAGGTCAAGGTGTACGAAGCGTTTGTCGAAGGGGCCAAAGAAGGCTTCGATGTGGCGAAGAACCTGCTGCCGTATCTGGTGGCGATGCTCTGTGCGGTAGGTGTGCTGCGGGCTTCGGGGGCGCTGGACTTTGGCCTCGATGGCATTCGCCATGTGGTCGAGTGGCTGGGCTGGGACACCCGTTTTGTCGACGCGTTGCCGACGGCAATGGTCAAACCCTTTTCGGGCAGCGCCGCTCGGGCGTTGCTGATCGAAACCATGCAGACCCAGGGCGTGGACAGCTTCCCGGCACTGGTGGCCGCCACGGTGCAGGGCAGTACTGAAACTACGTTTTATGTGCTGGCGGTGTACTTTGGCGCCGTCGGCATCCAGCGTGCCCGGCATGCGGTGGGCTGCGCCTTGCTGGCTGAGTTGGCGGGCGTAGTGGCCGCGATTCTGGTGTGCTACTGGTTCTTCGGCTAACACAAAAGTCTGTAGCCGCTGAGGAGCGTAGCGAGGCTGCGATGGGCTGCGAAGCGGCCCTCTTGTTTTGAAGGTCCTTCGGCCCTTATCGCAGCCTTCGGCAGCGGCTACAGAGTTTGCGCAGTCAGTTTACGCCACACACTCACCAGCCACGGCTGTTGGTCGCGGGGCAAGCCCGCCGGGCGATAGTAGTGTTCCAGTTCAACAAAACCGGCAGCCGTCAGCATGGCTCGCCAGTGTTC
This genomic stretch from Pseudomonas deceptionensis harbors:
- a CDS encoding nucleoside recognition domain-containing protein, coding for MLNGLWLSFFVVAMVSALVQWLVGGNAGIFSAIVESIFAMAKLSVEVMILMFGTLTLWLGFLRIAEKAGIVDWLGRALGPLFKRLMPEVPEGHPALGFITLNFAANGLGLDNAATPIGLKAMRALQELNPSATSASNAQILFLVLNASSLTLLPVTIFMYRAQQGAPDPTLVFLPILLATSASTLVGLLSVAVVQRLRLWDPVVLAYLVPGALILGGFMALLATLSATALASLSSILGNLTLFGLIMLFLVIGALRKVKVYEAFVEGAKEGFDVAKNLLPYLVAMLCAVGVLRASGALDFGLDGIRHVVEWLGWDTRFVDALPTAMVKPFSGSAARALLIETMQTQGVDSFPALVAATVQGSTETTFYVLAVYFGAVGIQRARHAVGCALLAELAGVVAAILVCYWFFG